In Companilactobacillus allii, one genomic interval encodes:
- the recU gene encoding Holliday junction resolvase RecU: MKINYPDGRAFNTPPSKKSPVNTSAKKKMIFGDRGMTLEEEINESNKYYRSHDIAVIYKKPTPIQIVKVDYPKRSRAVIKEAYFAQASTTDYNGIYNGYYIDFEAKETTHKNTFPLKNFHQHQIDHLRACQKQGGICFVIIKYVSLKRYFIMPVDNLFEYWNGQRNNGPKSIQLKQIIDCSVEVSPDYNPTLPYIKAVQSLIESGREKK; the protein is encoded by the coding sequence TTGAAAATTAATTATCCTGATGGAAGAGCGTTTAATACTCCCCCATCAAAAAAATCTCCAGTTAATACCTCAGCTAAAAAGAAAATGATTTTTGGTGACCGTGGTATGACACTGGAGGAAGAAATAAATGAAAGCAATAAATATTACCGTAGCCACGATATTGCTGTTATTTATAAGAAACCAACGCCTATCCAGATTGTTAAAGTAGACTATCCTAAGCGTAGTCGTGCAGTTATCAAAGAAGCTTATTTCGCACAAGCCTCTACAACTGACTACAATGGAATTTATAATGGTTACTATATTGATTTTGAGGCAAAAGAAACAACACACAAGAACACATTTCCACTAAAGAACTTTCATCAACACCAAATTGACCATTTGAGAGCTTGTCAAAAACAGGGAGGAATATGTTTTGTAATTATCAAATATGTTTCCTTGAAGCGTTATTTCATAATGCCAGTTGACAACCTCTTTGAATATTGGAATGGACAAAGAAACAACGGTCCAAAATCAATTCAACTAAAACAAATTATTGATTGTTCAGTTGAAGTTAGTCCTGACTATAACCCTACTTTACCCTATATTAAAGCAGTTCAATCGCTTATAGAAAGTGGGAGGGAGAAAAAATGA
- the asnS gene encoding asparagine--tRNA ligase, which yields MVKQINIADAKNYVDQEVKIGVWLTDKRSSGKIAFLQLRDGTAFFQGVVLKNEVSEETFTTAKGLHQEASFWITGTIHKDDRSHFGYEIQVSDIEVIDDSEGYPIGNKEHGIDFLLDERHLWLRSRRPFAIMHIRNEIIKASYDFFNDNGFIKMDSPIFTGTAPEGTTELFHTEYFDTDAYLSQSGQLYAEAGAMAYGKVFTFGPTFRAEKSKTRRHLTEFWMIEPEMAFMHQEQSLEVQENYVAYLVQRVIDNCAYDLKLIDRDIETLKKYTKTPYPKITYDKAIEMLQGAGMDVKWGDDFGSPEESYLSEQFEQPVFILNYPKEIKSFYMLPDPDDDRLFVCADLLAPEGYGEIIGGSERETDYDKLEEVVKAKGLNPEDYSWYLDLRKYGSVPHSGFGMGLERAITWICHLDHLREAIPFPRMINRLRP from the coding sequence ATGGTAAAACAGATCAACATTGCTGATGCAAAAAACTATGTAGATCAAGAAGTAAAAATTGGTGTATGGCTTACAGATAAGCGTTCATCAGGTAAAATTGCTTTCTTGCAATTAAGAGATGGGACTGCCTTTTTCCAAGGTGTTGTATTGAAGAATGAAGTTAGTGAAGAAACATTCACTACAGCTAAAGGCCTTCATCAAGAAGCTAGTTTTTGGATAACAGGTACGATTCATAAAGATGATCGTTCACACTTTGGTTATGAAATACAAGTTTCAGATATCGAAGTTATTGACGACAGTGAAGGATATCCAATTGGTAATAAGGAACATGGAATTGATTTCTTGCTTGATGAACGTCATCTTTGGTTAAGATCACGTCGTCCTTTTGCAATTATGCATATTAGAAATGAAATTATTAAAGCAAGTTATGATTTCTTCAATGATAATGGCTTCATTAAAATGGATTCACCAATATTCACAGGTACTGCTCCAGAAGGAACTACAGAATTGTTCCATACAGAATACTTTGATACAGATGCATACTTGTCACAAAGTGGTCAATTATACGCTGAGGCCGGTGCTATGGCGTATGGTAAGGTGTTTACCTTTGGACCAACATTCCGTGCTGAAAAATCAAAGACACGTCGTCATTTAACTGAGTTTTGGATGATTGAACCGGAAATGGCATTCATGCACCAAGAACAAAGTCTTGAAGTTCAAGAAAATTATGTAGCATACTTAGTTCAACGTGTTATTGACAATTGTGCTTATGATTTGAAGTTAATTGATCGTGATATTGAAACACTAAAGAAGTATACTAAGACACCATATCCTAAGATTACTTATGATAAGGCAATTGAGATGCTTCAAGGTGCAGGTATGGATGTTAAATGGGGAGATGACTTTGGTTCTCCTGAGGAATCATATCTATCAGAACAATTTGAACAACCAGTATTTATCTTGAATTATCCTAAAGAAATCAAGTCATTTTATATGTTGCCAGATCCAGATGATGATCGATTGTTTGTCTGCGCTGACTTATTAGCACCAGAAGGATATGGAGAAATAATCGGTGGTTCAGAACGTGAAACAGACTATGATAAGCTTGAAGAAGTTGTTAAAGCAAAGGGATTAAATCCAGAAGATTATTCATGGTACCTAGACCTTAGAAAATACGGTTCAGTTCCTCATTCCGGTTTTGGTATGGGACTAGAACGTGCTATTACTTGGATCTGTCACCTAGATCATTTACGTGAAGCAATTCCATTCCCACGTATGATCAATCGTTTAAGACCATAA
- the gpsB gene encoding cell division regulator GpsB: MNNMNQMNGFNPQPNNDNEFVLNFQPNDILQKEFKTKMRGYDPTEVDQFLDGIIKDYEAYSNELNRIQSENENLKNQLGSKGQRPQQAQPMKNRAVGPRPQMKNQQKSASAIAAEAESSTNFDILKRISNLENRVFGHDFSNGLPEENGHDANVKQFASAAVPNNMNGVESGHNEINPRMNQQNADHGTQQPQMNNQQGFNDQNHFQSNRQGQNMNGFNGNINNNGNFNQY, translated from the coding sequence ATGAATAATATGAATCAGATGAATGGATTTAATCCACAACCAAATAACGATAATGAATTTGTTTTAAATTTCCAACCAAATGATATTTTGCAAAAGGAATTTAAAACAAAGATGAGAGGATACGATCCTACAGAAGTTGATCAATTCCTAGATGGAATCATCAAGGATTATGAAGCTTACTCAAATGAGTTGAATCGTATTCAATCAGAAAATGAAAATCTCAAGAATCAATTGGGATCAAAAGGACAACGTCCCCAGCAAGCACAACCTATGAAAAACCGTGCCGTTGGACCTAGACCACAGATGAAGAATCAACAAAAATCTGCAAGTGCTATTGCTGCAGAGGCTGAATCTTCTACTAATTTTGATATTCTAAAAAGAATATCGAATTTAGAGAATCGTGTTTTCGGACACGACTTTTCGAATGGATTGCCTGAAGAAAATGGTCATGACGCAAATGTTAAACAATTTGCATCAGCTGCTGTTCCTAATAATATGAATGGTGTTGAAAGTGGTCATAATGAAATCAATCCTCGTATGAACCAGCAAAATGCTGATCACGGAACACAACAACCTCAGATGAATAATCAACAAGGATTCAATGATCAGAATCATTTTCAATCTAACCGTCAAGGACAGAATATGAATGGTTTTAATGGAAATATTAATAATAATGGTAATTTTAACCAATATTAG
- a CDS encoding transglycosylase domain-containing protein gives MSKNKNNTPSSKAILKSIFKWLLALIGVLAVAFIAVFVYYALSAPTVSQENLQSGGSSTIVDTNGKTIATLGANKRNYVTIDKVPQRVQDAVISIEDKNFYNEPLGIDPIRIVKSAITNVTKGTLQGASTLTQQLIKLTVFSTDAKDQTFKRKMQEAYLAMRVSQKFSKQQILEFYLNKEYFNNGIGGIKTASKYYYGKSLNKLTVAQAALLAGIPNAPSNYDPYVHPDAAKSRRDLVITAMYNNNKITKAQENEALDTPIDDGLEPYKKVSNSNDTKRIVSDPYIKEAITEVKKKGFDPYRDNLKITVNMDYGAQKKLYSIVNSGTVAFQDAKEQVGATIVNPNNGKVVAMIGGRNLSNIQFGLNRAVQTSRSNGSTMKPILDYGPAIEYLNWSTYHQVEDTAYTYAGTDIELKDWDEQYEGQISMRDALVNSRNIPAIRTLSDVGLTKAKGFANKLGMNLKSSDPLSVGIGAEASSVQGASAYAAFSNGGTYYKPTYISKIETADGITHKYSSKGKRVMKASTAYMITDVLKGVPTSYATYANISGLHQAGKTGTTNYSSDAIATNSALSGTAKDAWYNGYTKNYSMSVWTGYDSPNSSGIAMSYQSVAGKVYKAEMEYLQSKSNSTNPNWKKPSSVVKLNILNNGSTTPTVASSSSGATSELFVKGYAPNNPYKGTESSSSTSNSTSESSSNDATTTRPSSSSSESTDTDNDTTTDDSTTTGTGSTGNTSTDNNTSTDNTNTNNSGNTSSNNNTGNTNNGGSTNTGDTSNSGNTDTNTNTDTGSTGDTSNQGSTTQGGSTTQSGSTNVSN, from the coding sequence ATGAGTAAAAATAAAAATAACACTCCTTCATCTAAAGCTATTTTGAAATCTATATTCAAATGGCTATTAGCCCTTATTGGAGTGTTAGCAGTAGCATTTATCGCCGTTTTTGTTTATTACGCGTTGAGTGCTCCTACCGTAAGCCAAGAAAATTTACAAAGTGGTGGTTCGTCAACAATTGTTGACACTAATGGGAAAACCATTGCTACTTTAGGAGCCAACAAAAGAAATTACGTAACAATCGATAAAGTTCCTCAAAGGGTTCAAGATGCTGTTATATCAATTGAGGACAAAAACTTCTATAACGAACCATTAGGTATTGATCCAATAAGAATTGTTAAATCAGCAATTACCAACGTAACCAAAGGAACTTTACAAGGTGCAAGTACTTTAACACAGCAATTAATTAAATTAACTGTCTTCTCCACTGATGCTAAAGATCAAACCTTTAAGCGTAAAATGCAAGAAGCATATCTTGCAATGCGAGTAAGTCAAAAATTCTCCAAGCAACAAATTCTTGAATTTTACTTAAATAAGGAATACTTCAACAACGGTATCGGTGGTATTAAAACTGCCTCAAAGTATTACTATGGTAAATCATTGAATAAACTTACCGTAGCACAAGCAGCACTTCTAGCTGGTATTCCAAATGCCCCAAGTAATTATGACCCCTACGTTCACCCTGATGCAGCAAAGTCACGTAGAGACTTAGTTATCACTGCTATGTACAACAATAACAAAATAACCAAAGCACAAGAAAATGAAGCACTTGATACACCGATCGACGATGGATTGGAACCTTACAAAAAAGTAAGTAATAGTAATGATACAAAACGTATTGTATCTGATCCATATATAAAAGAAGCAATTACTGAAGTTAAGAAAAAAGGATTTGATCCATACCGTGACAATTTAAAAATCACTGTAAATATGGATTACGGAGCACAAAAGAAACTTTATAGCATCGTAAATTCCGGTACAGTGGCCTTCCAAGATGCCAAAGAACAAGTTGGTGCAACTATAGTTAATCCAAATAACGGTAAAGTGGTTGCTATGATTGGCGGTAGAAACCTATCTAATATTCAATTTGGTCTAAATCGTGCTGTTCAAACATCACGTAGTAACGGATCAACTATGAAACCTATTCTAGACTATGGTCCAGCAATTGAATATTTAAATTGGTCAACTTATCATCAAGTTGAAGATACAGCTTATACTTATGCCGGAACAGATATTGAATTAAAAGATTGGGACGAACAATACGAGGGACAAATAAGTATGCGTGATGCCCTTGTCAATTCAAGAAATATACCTGCCATTCGTACCCTATCAGACGTTGGACTCACTAAAGCAAAGGGATTCGCCAATAAACTTGGTATGAATCTTAAATCAAGTGATCCTTTAAGCGTTGGTATCGGTGCTGAAGCATCTAGTGTTCAAGGCGCATCTGCTTATGCCGCATTCTCAAATGGTGGTACTTACTACAAGCCAACTTATATCTCAAAAATTGAGACAGCTGACGGGATCACTCATAAGTATAGTTCCAAAGGAAAACGTGTTATGAAGGCATCAACAGCCTATATGATCACAGATGTACTTAAAGGTGTTCCAACTAGTTATGCTACATACGCAAACATCTCAGGATTACATCAAGCAGGTAAAACTGGTACTACTAATTATTCTTCCGATGCAATCGCAACTAATTCAGCACTTAGTGGCACTGCTAAAGATGCTTGGTACAATGGCTATACGAAGAATTATTCAATGAGTGTTTGGACCGGTTATGACTCTCCTAATTCGAGTGGTATCGCAATGAGTTATCAAAGTGTAGCTGGTAAAGTCTATAAGGCTGAAATGGAATATTTACAAAGTAAGTCAAATAGTACTAATCCAAACTGGAAGAAACCTAGTTCTGTTGTAAAACTAAACATTTTAAATAATGGATCGACTACACCAACTGTAGCCTCTTCATCTAGTGGTGCAACTAGTGAATTGTTCGTTAAGGGATATGCACCTAATAACCCTTATAAAGGAACTGAGAGCTCTTCATCAACTTCTAACAGTACTTCGGAATCAAGTAGTAATGATGCCACTACAACAAGACCATCAAGTAGCTCGTCTGAATCAACTGATACAGATAATGACACAACTACAGATGACTCAACGACTACTGGAACCGGTAGTACTGGTAATACTTCAACTGATAATAATACTTCCACAGATAACACTAATACTAATAACAGTGGAAATACTTCGTCTAACAACAACACTGGAAATACCAATAACGGTGGAAGTACTAATACTGGTGACACAAGTAATTCTGGTAACACTGATACAAATACTAATACAGATACAGGTTCAACTGGAGATACCAGCAACCAAGGTTCAACGACTCAAGGTGGCTCTACTACCCAAAGTGGTTCTACTAATGTATCGAATTAA
- a CDS encoding THUMP domain-containing class I SAM-dependent RNA methyltransferase codes for MKLIATMSSGFEAITARELQDLGYETQTENGKVYFDGEYEDIAKANLWLRSADRIKIIVGTFEATSFEELFDKVYAIAWDKWLPLNAAFPIKARTVKSELHSERDIQAITKKAIVNKMADVYMRRGRLPESGATFQIETRIHKDQVEVTIDTTGASLYKRGYRVEHGVAPLKENFAAAMILLTVWHPDMPFIDPTTGSGTIAIEAARLARNIAPGIQRNFAFEDFDWFDSKIITNLKEEARANEKDIDLDIFASDIDGSMIDLAKLNAHDAGVLHDIQFKQVAVKDLKIEGDDGVIITNPPYGQRMSDMETVRKLYKEMGTVFSTAPTWSKYILTSDLEFEKYYGQRATKKRKLYNGSIRADYYQYWAKRRH; via the coding sequence ATGAAATTAATTGCGACAATGTCAAGCGGTTTTGAAGCTATAACCGCACGTGAATTACAGGATTTAGGTTATGAGACTCAAACGGAGAATGGCAAAGTATATTTTGATGGTGAATATGAAGATATCGCCAAAGCTAATCTTTGGTTACGTAGTGCTGATCGTATTAAGATTATTGTTGGAACTTTTGAAGCAACTTCATTTGAAGAATTGTTTGATAAAGTATACGCAATAGCTTGGGATAAATGGTTGCCATTAAATGCAGCATTTCCCATCAAAGCGAGAACCGTTAAGTCAGAGCTTCATTCAGAACGCGATATTCAAGCAATTACTAAAAAGGCCATTGTTAATAAAATGGCTGATGTTTATATGCGTCGAGGTCGTTTACCAGAATCTGGAGCAACTTTCCAAATTGAAACGCGTATTCATAAAGATCAAGTAGAAGTAACCATTGATACAACGGGGGCATCATTATATAAACGTGGATACCGTGTTGAGCACGGTGTGGCTCCTCTAAAAGAGAATTTTGCTGCCGCAATGATTTTATTGACAGTTTGGCATCCTGATATGCCCTTTATCGATCCAACAACTGGTTCAGGAACAATTGCAATTGAAGCTGCACGATTGGCTAGAAACATTGCGCCGGGTATTCAGCGTAACTTCGCATTTGAAGATTTCGATTGGTTTGATTCTAAAATAATTACTAATTTAAAAGAAGAAGCTAGAGCTAACGAAAAAGATATTGATCTTGATATATTTGCTAGTGATATTGATGGTTCAATGATTGATCTTGCTAAGTTAAATGCTCACGATGCTGGTGTTTTACATGACATTCAATTTAAGCAAGTTGCTGTAAAGGATTTGAAAATTGAAGGTGATGATGGTGTTATCATTACCAACCCTCCATATGGTCAACGTATGAGTGATATGGAAACTGTTAGAAAATTGTATAAAGAAATGGGAACGGTATTTTCAACCGCTCCCACATGGAGTAAATATATTCTTACTAGTGATTTGGAATTTGAGAAATACTATGGACAAAGAGCTACTAAGAAACGTAAGTTATATAATGGTTCGATTAGAGCCGATTATTATCAATATTGGGCAAAACGTCGTCATTAA
- a CDS encoding lipoate--protein ligase — MYYVVMKDRDIRDNLATEQYLMNNVEFDEPLVLFYIEGPCIIVGRNQNTMEEINPDYIKDNNITVTRRLSGGGAVYQDLGNLCFSFMVDSDDSNFGDFKSFTQPIIDALHQMGATSAEVSGRNDLLVDGKKFSGNAMYSRNGKTFSHGTLSLDVDLDVLTKALHVQKDKIASKGIKSIRSRVTNVRPYLAKEYQDLTTEQFRDKLLLELFHANSLDEIKDHEYIVTPEDQKEIDKLKEQYYYNWDWVYGKSPKFTAKQRKHFDMGTVDVRYNVEDGKIDTAEIYGDYFGMKDVTEIKEKLVNTKFDRDEILSVLKGFNLDDYFKGIPQDQLTTLFTP, encoded by the coding sequence ATGTACTATGTTGTAATGAAAGATCGTGACATTCGTGATAATTTGGCAACTGAACAATATTTAATGAACAATGTTGAATTTGACGAACCATTAGTTTTATTTTATATCGAAGGACCATGTATCATCGTTGGGCGAAATCAAAACACAATGGAAGAGATTAACCCTGATTATATAAAGGATAATAATATTACAGTTACACGTCGTTTATCTGGAGGCGGTGCTGTATATCAAGATCTTGGTAATCTTTGTTTCAGTTTCATGGTTGATTCAGATGACAGTAACTTTGGCGATTTTAAATCATTTACTCAACCTATTATCGATGCATTGCATCAAATGGGTGCAACTAGTGCCGAAGTATCTGGTAGAAACGATCTACTAGTAGATGGTAAGAAATTCTCCGGTAATGCAATGTACTCAAGAAACGGGAAAACATTCTCACACGGTACACTTTCACTTGATGTTGACCTTGATGTCTTGACTAAGGCACTACACGTTCAAAAGGATAAGATTGCTTCTAAAGGCATCAAATCGATCAGAAGTCGTGTTACAAATGTACGTCCCTACCTTGCTAAAGAATATCAAGATTTAACTACTGAACAATTCCGTGACAAATTACTGTTGGAACTATTCCACGCTAACTCCTTAGACGAGATCAAAGATCACGAGTATATCGTTACTCCAGAAGATCAAAAAGAAATTGATAAGCTGAAGGAACAATATTACTACAATTGGGATTGGGTTTATGGAAAATCACCTAAATTCACTGCTAAACAAAGAAAGCACTTTGACATGGGTACTGTTGATGTACGTTACAATGTTGAAGATGGAAAAATCGACACCGCAGAAATATATGGTGATTACTTCGGTATGAAAGATGTTACTGAGATTAAAGAAAAGTTGGTCAATACTAAGTTTGATCGTGATGAAATCCTTTCAGTACTAAAAGGATTCAACTTGGATGATTATTTCAAGGGTATCCCACAAGATCAATTAACTACATTATTTACTCCATAA
- a CDS encoding DUF5590 domain-containing protein — MNRSTKILLAISLVALVIVSALTFVNISSSPNTSARSQADEIAKEKAGIVKDDYFGNYTREKQYYSVGGLTKNNKYRYVIINAKSGKAKTIDLNNAPVRKDVVKGVADRYDAVKILHINLGMYKGKPTWEVAFKNKAGNIGYNLVDFRSGKSVQIINNI; from the coding sequence ATGAATAGAAGCACAAAAATTTTGTTAGCTATATCACTTGTTGCACTAGTAATTGTTTCGGCATTGACTTTTGTTAACATCTCATCGTCTCCTAATACGAGTGCCAGATCTCAAGCAGATGAAATTGCAAAAGAAAAGGCCGGTATAGTCAAAGATGATTACTTTGGAAATTATACTCGTGAGAAACAGTATTATTCTGTTGGTGGTTTAACAAAGAATAATAAATACCGTTACGTGATCATCAATGCCAAAAGTGGTAAAGCAAAAACTATAGATTTGAATAATGCACCTGTTCGTAAGGATGTCGTAAAAGGAGTTGCCGATAGGTATGATGCGGTTAAAATACTGCATATAAACCTTGGGATGTACAAAGGTAAGCCTACTTGGGAAGTTGCCTTTAAGAACAAGGCGGGTAATATCGGTTACAACTTAGTTGATTTTCGCTCGGGCAAGAGTGTTCAGATTATTAATAATATTTAG
- a CDS encoding endonuclease III domain-containing protein, with product MLKDEQIVWAIEQMEEDIGPVGPSLDSRTPFQYLVSVILSAQATDVSVNKVTPILFSKYPNPLDLMNADVSDVEQIIKSVGLFHNKARNIIKTARIVHEELNDVVPTTRSGIMALPGAGRKTANVVLSDVFNEPTFAVDTHVSAISKRLHFIDEKASPLQVENKIVSVMKPDELHRAHHTMIEYGRKYSMKLTPDKEVCQLIIDCDKLNEENEALI from the coding sequence ATGTTAAAAGATGAGCAGATCGTATGGGCAATTGAGCAAATGGAAGAAGATATTGGACCTGTAGGACCATCACTGGATTCCAGGACGCCATTTCAATATCTTGTATCGGTTATTTTGAGCGCACAAGCCACAGACGTTTCGGTAAATAAAGTTACACCAATTCTATTTTCAAAGTATCCTAATCCACTAGATTTGATGAATGCGGACGTTTCAGATGTTGAACAGATAATTAAGAGTGTTGGTTTGTTTCATAATAAAGCTAGAAATATTATTAAAACTGCAAGAATTGTTCATGAAGAATTGAACGATGTTGTTCCAACGACTAGAAGCGGGATTATGGCTTTGCCAGGGGCTGGTAGAAAAACTGCCAATGTAGTTTTAAGTGATGTATTCAATGAGCCAACTTTTGCCGTAGATACACACGTTTCAGCAATTTCAAAGAGACTACATTTTATTGATGAAAAAGCATCTCCATTACAGGTAGAAAACAAAATTGTTAGTGTAATGAAACCTGATGAGTTGCATAGAGCTCATCATACAATGATTGAATATGGTAGAAAGTATTCAATGAAGTTAACTCCTGATAAGGAAGTTTGCCAGTTGATCATTGATTGCGATAAATTAAATGAAGAAAATGAAGCTCTTATTTAA
- a CDS encoding magnesium transporter CorA family protein, whose protein sequence is MINSQPIGQDLTLVDINSKENLSDKDRNILIEKYNITNEILDYADDTNERARLEYDEQASTFLIVFNVQNENVDDDTLSGSTLPISFAIKGDQLFLFTNNSTHYIKDYVINAHHHFESSIEDRIWEIIFNTFDQITSDYNDRMSDINQDRNRIQNHIKRSRSSKNQILELAELEDLITYISTAINGNFNVVKQIEIISTGKIQDINLTKKSKEHLHDSIIEIEQIRDQANLTSDIIDRVANTYNNILNNQTNTTMKILTVYTIVLSIPTIVSGFYGMNMKLPVADKWWSWFFSLLVTGALILMILWDLHRRDSL, encoded by the coding sequence ATGATAAATTCACAACCAATAGGCCAAGATTTGACGTTAGTAGATATTAACTCTAAGGAAAATCTCAGTGACAAAGATCGTAATATATTAATTGAAAAATATAATATTACTAATGAAATTTTAGATTACGCTGATGATACAAATGAACGTGCTCGTTTAGAATACGATGAACAAGCAAGTACTTTTTTAATTGTCTTTAATGTACAAAATGAAAATGTTGATGATGACACGCTTTCTGGAAGTACCTTACCCATTTCTTTTGCAATTAAAGGCGATCAACTATTCTTATTCACAAATAATTCGACTCATTACATAAAGGATTACGTAATAAATGCGCATCATCACTTCGAAAGTAGTATAGAGGATCGTATATGGGAGATCATATTCAACACTTTTGATCAAATAACAAGCGATTACAATGACCGTATGAGTGACATTAACCAAGACCGCAATCGAATTCAAAATCACATAAAACGTAGCCGTTCTTCTAAGAACCAAATTTTAGAATTGGCTGAGTTGGAAGATTTGATTACATATATCAGTACAGCTATCAATGGTAATTTTAATGTTGTCAAACAGATTGAAATCATTTCTACTGGTAAAATCCAAGATATAAATCTAACGAAGAAATCTAAAGAGCATCTTCATGATTCGATCATTGAAATTGAGCAAATTAGAGATCAAGCCAATTTAACTTCTGATATTATTGACCGAGTTGCTAATACATACAATAATATTTTGAATAATCAAACAAATACGACCATGAAAATACTGACAGTTTACACAATTGTCTTAAGTATTCCCACGATCGTATCAGGTTTTTATGGTATGAATATGAAACTTCCCGTTGCGGACAAATGGTGGTCATGGTTCTTTTCACTACTTGTCACTGGTGCGTTGATTCTTATGATTTTATGGGACCTTCACCGTCGTGACAGTTTATAA
- a CDS encoding DnaD domain protein, producing MDESIFEQFLSSGNTSVSNLILRNYSKLGMTEKDLIIYMELSMYAQKGIQFPMAQTLGEDTGMDESTIYTIIQGLIKLGIIDLETIIDHHQQRDIYVLTPIFKRLEVLLNQKSESDQKSKLMSDTEELFKKIEVEFGRPISPIEQDQVHQWIDDDHYPIKLIELALREAILNQAYSMKYMDRILISWEKSNIKTAEQLQERRKKLGY from the coding sequence ATGGACGAATCTATCTTTGAACAGTTTTTATCTAGTGGTAATACTAGTGTTAGTAACTTGATTTTAAGGAATTATAGTAAATTAGGGATGACGGAAAAAGATTTAATAATTTATATGGAATTATCTATGTATGCACAAAAGGGGATACAATTTCCTATGGCACAAACTCTCGGTGAGGACACTGGTATGGATGAATCAACCATTTATACAATTATCCAAGGACTGATAAAATTGGGAATAATAGACTTAGAGACAATAATAGATCATCATCAACAACGTGATATCTATGTATTAACTCCAATTTTCAAAAGATTGGAAGTTTTGTTAAATCAAAAGTCAGAGTCTGATCAAAAATCCAAACTAATGTCAGATACTGAAGAACTGTTTAAAAAGATTGAGGTTGAATTCGGACGTCCAATTTCTCCAATTGAACAAGATCAGGTCCATCAATGGATTGATGATGATCATTACCCAATTAAATTAATTGAGTTAGCACTACGAGAAGCTATTTTGAATCAAGCATATTCCATGAAGTATATGGATCGGATTTTAATAAGTTGGGAAAAGAGTAATATTAAGACAGCTGAGCAACTCCAAGAAAGACGAAAGAAGTTGGGTTATTAA
- a CDS encoding SLOG family protein, with protein sequence MIKNLWVTGYRSYEIGLFKPDDPKAKVIQKFFTERLINYAEDGMQWVLTGAQLGTEQIIGKSIQDVKSQGYEIKHAVILPFAQFGDKWNENNRQLLNIFLRNADYVNKLTNMGYHSSEQLRAWQSFMLKHTDGAMIFYDPDSEGKPKFDYKSIENYRNNGNNYELELVDFDTMQDFANIMFDN encoded by the coding sequence ATGATCAAAAATTTATGGGTAACTGGCTATCGATCATATGAAATCGGATTATTTAAACCTGACGATCCAAAGGCCAAAGTCATACAAAAGTTCTTTACTGAACGATTAATAAATTATGCAGAAGATGGAATGCAATGGGTATTAACAGGTGCTCAACTTGGAACGGAACAAATAATTGGAAAGTCCATACAAGATGTAAAATCTCAAGGATATGAAATAAAACATGCTGTAATATTGCCATTTGCACAATTTGGAGACAAATGGAACGAAAATAATCGTCAATTACTAAATATTTTTTTAAGAAATGCCGACTATGTTAATAAATTGACGAATATGGGGTATCATTCAAGTGAACAATTAAGAGCTTGGCAAAGTTTCATGTTAAAACACACTGATGGAGCCATGATATTTTATGATCCGGATAGTGAAGGAAAACCAAAGTTTGACTATAAGTCTATTGAAAACTACCGAAATAACGGGAATAATTACGAATTAGAACTAGTTGATTTTGATACTATGCAGGATTTTGCTAATATAATGTTTGATAACTAG